Part of the Permianibacter fluminis genome, CTCGGCCTCAGCGAATACGAAGCCCACTACGCCTGTTACCCGCCCGGCAGTTTCTACAAACGTCACCTCGACAGCTTTCGCGGCAGCAATAGTCGGCGAGTCTCGACCGTGCTGTATCTGAATGAAGCATGGCAAGCAGACGACGGCGGTTTGCTGCAACTGTACAACTGTGAACACTGCATTCGCCGCGTCGTGCCCGAGCCAGGCACGCTGGTCATCTTCCTGAGCGACGCCGTGCCACACGAAGTGACCGACGCGAAGCGCGAGCGGTACAGCATTGCGGGTTGGTTGCGGCAGCGCGAATCAACCTAGCCAGCGTGAATTGGCTCGGCAACAAGGCTGCGTGGTGAAAACTAAACGCGGTCGTCGATGCAAGGTGTAACGCCCGCACAAAAAAGAAAAGCGCCACAAGGCGCTTTTCTTTTTAACGCAGAGATCCTCAAGGAATCTTGTAAACCACCTTCACCGAGCCATCAACCGCACTGCTGTCGATGTAGCCAATCATGTTGGGGTTGGCTGCCACCAACTTCTTGACCTCAGCATCATCGCCAGCATCTTTCGGCGGCGTGCCTTTGCCGGTAAACACCAGCTGCGACCAATAGGCCTTCAACTGGCTGGCGTTCTTCTTGACGACAGCATCATTGAACTTGTCGCGCACCGCCGAGCCTTCATTCTGATTGATCGGCACTGCAGTATCGCCGTTGGGAAACGACTTCGACTTGCCCAAAAACAGTTTGCTGATGTCATCCTCGCTCATGCTCGCCGCCGGCGAACTCGGATGCACCACCACAGACACCTCAGCCTGAGCTACCGCAGCAACCAGTGAAGCAACGAGAGCGACGGCGAAAAATTTGCAGCTTTTCATAGGTCACCTCGCTCAAAACACGGTTTGCACAGCGAAACTGATCAGGCGTTGCGATTCATCCGCGAGAACGCCGGAGTCGCTATCGTAGTCAATATCATCAACCTGCAGCTTGAAAGCTGCAGATGTCGTGAAGTCCCAACGAACACCAATCGTCTTCGTTTCATGGTGATCAACGGATGACTCTGTCAGCAATGTGATTACCGTTCTGATCTGTGCAGTCTGAGGGATTACAGGTATCCCAACCAGCGCATTTGCGGCTTCATCATCGGCCTTGGCAAAGGTGACGTAGGGCATCCAGTCACCTGCCCTGACCCCAAGCATGAGATAACTGCGCTTGTCCGTACCGGCAAAGGTGTCGCTTCCGTCTAGCTTAGAGGTCTCATACATACCGACAAACGTGCCCGTATCAATCGCCAACGCGACACTGTCAAATGTAAATTTGTCATCAACAGGTTCAAGCGTGTCCGCTGCTGCATTGAATCCGAGATCTCGCAAGCCAGTCCCTGCCTGGTTACTGATAAAGTCATCGAAACTCAGCACTCCTGGAAGAATATCAACCGGACCAGTTTCAATAGTTACATCAGCTTCGTGGTGTGCCGCCCGGAAACTTAGCCATTCCCAGTTTCCAGAAAACACCAAACCATACTGATTTCGGACATGTCGCCGAGTTGCTGCACCTGAGGCCAAGGTTTGGTCCCCGTCTTCAGCACCAGTGTAAACCTGCAATGAACCCGTAAAGTTGCCGGCACTGAAGTCAATCAGACCATCAATACCAGTCACCGAACGCTGTTGAATGTTGTAGACCTCAACCGGTGGCCGTATCCAGTGGTAGGCATAACCGACATTCAGGAAGTCGGAATAGAAATAGAACGGTGATTGAAACCGACCGGCGCGCCAACTGAAATTGTCGTTGACCTGATACTTGACATAAACCCAGGCGGCATCCAATTCATAGTCAAGCGAGCCACGAGCAACCATCTGCCCCGTCGCAGTCAACTTGTCGGAAACTTGTTTTGACACCTGCAGACCAAAGGTCGAATCGGAATCAAACGTCATGTCTTCACTGGTATACCCTGCGTAGCTATTATCGAGTATCCCGTCGTTGTTGACATCTTCGTCATCCAACATACCGCCACCGACATTGATAAAGCCGGATACCTGCACATCATCTGCAAGCGCGCCGAGAGACAGCAGCGCGGCCCCCGCGAGCAATAGGCATTTCTTCATCACTCAACTCCTTTCCCGTCCCAGCAATTATTCCGGCAGTGAAGTCAAACTGCTCCAGCGCGCGAAACAATCCCCATACAACCCCTGACAACTGCTCCGAACACAACCAGCTAAATACTGAACTGCCTTGCCACCGACTCCAGCTTGCCGGCCAAGCCCGCCAGCTCATTGCTGACATCAGCCATGCGACCGGCACTGGAGGAGGTTTTGGCCGCATGCTCGTTGATTTCACTGACACTGCGCACGATGGTCTGAGCCACCCGTTGCTGTTGTTCCGTCGCTTCGGCGATGCGGCCGTTCATGCTGGAGATACTGGCGACCGTCTGCGTGATGGACTCCAGGCTGCTGC contains:
- a CDS encoding type 2 periplasmic-binding domain-containing protein, with the protein product MKSCKFFAVALVASLVAAVAQAEVSVVVHPSSPAASMSEDDISKLFLGKSKSFPNGDTAVPINQNEGSAVRDKFNDAVVKKNASQLKAYWSQLVFTGKGTPPKDAGDDAEVKKLVAANPNMIGYIDSSAVDGSVKVVYKIP
- a CDS encoding 2OG-Fe(II) oxygenase, which translates into the protein MLRQPDLPALIAEQLAVDDFLVIPEAIDSAAVTALRTELLAWREHGRLQPAAVGRGTARQLSSALRTDLTAWLTGETAIQQQWLAVMAALQQALNRRLLLGLSEYEAHYACYPPGSFYKRHLDSFRGSNSRRVSTVLYLNEAWQADDGGLLQLYNCEHCIRRVVPEPGTLVIFLSDAVPHEVTDAKRERYSIAGWLRQREST